A single window of Salvia splendens isolate huo1 chromosome 6, SspV2, whole genome shotgun sequence DNA harbors:
- the LOC121806831 gene encoding pentatricopeptide repeat-containing protein At1g06710, mitochondrial-like: MSRRVLNSGLLFPAKFLNSLKPFHRFFSADEIFLPGLTAADGNLEGLLTDDEALYSAPQDAPAQYLSFLKESIFYAKAEVFEPVKCSTDAISIINRIGSTNDGLGEESQKFLRQFRAKLDGNLVVDVLRNVQNPELGVRFFMWAGRQIGYSHNVTVYEALLELLGSGRDERVDDHFLIEIKGDDGEVLGRLLNVLIRKCCHSGMWNLALEELGRLKDFGYKPSRATYNALVRVFLEAGKVDTALLLHREMLSLGFKMESHILGSFVHFLCKIGKWRDALTMIETEKVQPDTLLYTKMIMGLCEGSFFEEAMEFLHRMRVDSCVPNVVTYRVLLCGCLNKGKLGRCKRVLSMMIAEGCYPSTRIFCSLVHAYCKSGDQSYAYKLFKKMVDCGCKPGYVVYNILIGSICGDDSLPSPDMLELAEKAYSEMLGARLALNRVNVSNFARCLCGAGKYEKAYRVIHEMMGNGFVPEAGTYNKVIGFFCDASKVDNALLLFKEMKENGVVPNVYTYSIMIDRFCKAGLIQQARCWFEEMMRDGCPPTVVTYTALIHAYLKVRKISDANEIFEMMLTQGCQPNVITFTALIDGYCKAGQIEKAGAIYERMRGNLDVNDVDMYFRISDNSNNEPNVVTHGALIDGLCKVHRVKEANKILDAMMAQNCEPNEVVYDALIDGFCKVGKLDEAQEVFAKMSERGYTPNVYTYSSLIDRLFKEKRLDLALKVLAKMLENSCMPNVITYTEMVDGLCKNGKTAEAYKLMLMMEEKGCNPNVVTYTAMIDGFGVTGRVDKCLELFQEMTKKGCAPNYVTYRVLIKHCCGVGRLDEAYQLLEEMKQTYWPSRLANYQKVVEGFSKDFMMSHELVNEMGNDDAVPLIPAYKVLIDSFRKAGRLEMALQLHQEFSSMSPCSSMHKNVCSSLIESLSASGKIDEAFELYTDMIGKGNVPEFAVIVDLVKGLLKVNRWDDALLLSESLCHMDIQWLPNQNTQKQM; encoded by the exons ATGAGCAGAAGGGTGCTCAATTCCGGTCTACTTTTTCCAGCAAAATTCTTGAACTCACTAAAACCCTTCCACAGATTCTTCAGTGCCGACGAAATTTTTCTCCCGGGACTAACGGCCGCAGACGGCAACCTCGAAGGATTATTAACGGACGATGAAGCCCTCTACTCCGCACCTCAAGACGCCCCAGCCCAATATCTCTCATTTCTCAAGGAATCCATTTTTTATGCCAAAGCTGAAGTCTTTGAGCCAGTTAAATGCTCAACCGATGCTATTTCAATCATAAACAGGATCGGGAGCACCAATGATGGGTTGGGGGAGGAATCCCAGAAATTCCTAAGGCAGTTTAGGGCGAAACTCGATGGGAATTTGGTGGTTGATGTgctgagaaatgtgcaaaatccTGAATTGGGTGTTAGGTTTTTCATGTGGGCTGGGAGGCAGATAGGGTATAGTCACAATGTAACTGTTTATGAGGCTCTGCTGGAGTTGTTAGGCAGTGGTAGGGACGAGAGAGTGGACGATCATTTTCTGATCGAGATAAAGGGGGATGATGGGGAAGTGCTGGGGAGGTTGCTTAATGTGTTGATTAGGAAGTGTTGCCATAGTGGGATGTGGAATTTGGCACTTGAGGAGTTGGGGAGGCTTAAGGATTTTGGGTATAAGCCGTCTAGGGCGACATACAATGCGCTGGTGCGCGTATTCTTGGAGGCTGGGAAGGTGGACACTGCTTTGCTGCTTCACAGGGAGATGTTGAGTTTGGGGTTTAAGATGGAGAGTCATATATTAGGTAGCTTTGTGCATTTCTTATGCAAAATAGGTAAATGGAGAGATGCATTAACTATGATTGAGACGGAAAAAGTCCAGCCTGATACTTTGTTGTATACGAAGAT GATAATGGGGTTGTGTGAGGGATCTTTCTTTGAAGAGGCTATGGAGTTCTTGCATAGGATGCGGGTGGATTCGTGTGTTCCTAATGTCGTGACGTATAGGGTTTTGCTTTGTGGGTGTCTGAATAAGGGGAAGCTGGGGAGGTGTAAGAGGGTGCTGAGTATGATGATTGCAGAAGGTTGTTATCCGAGCACTAGGATATTTTGTTCTCTCGTCCACGCCTACTGCAAATCCGGGGACCAGTCCTATGCATATAAGTTGTTCAAGAAAATGGTTGATTGTGGTTGTAAGCCTGGTTATGTAGTTTATAATATATTGATTGGAAGTATCTGTGGTGACGACAGCCTTCCAAGTCCGGACATGTTGGAACTGGCTGAAAAGGCTTACAGTGAGATGCTTGGTGCCCGGTTGGCGTTGAATAGAGTCAATGTTAGCAATTTTGCCCGCTGTCTTTGTGGGGCGGGGAAATATGAGAAAGCTTATCGTGTGATTCATGAAATGATGGGCAATGGATTTGTTCCGGAAGCTGGCACGTACAACAAAGTAATTGGTTTTTTCTGTGATGCATCAAAAGTAGACAATGCCCTCTTACTATTTAAAGAGATGAAAGAGAATGGAGTTGTCCCAAATGTATACACTTACTCTATTATGATCGATAGGTTCTGTAAAGCTGGCTTGATTCAGCAGGCTCGGTGCTGGTTTGAGGAAATGATGAGGGATGGCTGCCCTCCGACTGTGGTAACGTATACAGCACTTATACATGCTTACCTCAAAGTGAGGAAGATATCTGATGCAAATGAGATATTTGAGATGATGTTGACACAAGGATGCCAGCCGAATGTTATCACTTTTACTGCTCTGATCGATGGATACTGCAAAGCTGGACAAATAGAGAAGGCCGGGGCGATTTATGAAAGAATGAGAGGTAATCTTGATGTTAACGATGTAGATATGTACTTCAGAATTTCGGATAATAGTAATAATGAGCCAAACGTTGTTACACATGGAGCTCTGATTGATGGCTTATGCAAGGTGCATAGGGTCAAAGAGGCAAACAAAATTTTAGATGCAATGATGGCTCAAAACTGTGAGCCGAACGAAGTTGTTTATGACGCTCTTATTGATGGATTCTGCAAGGTTGGAAAGCTAGATGAAGCACAGGAAGTTTTTGCTAAGATGTCAGAACGTGGATACACCCCAAATGTTTATACATACAGCTCTTTGATCGACAGACTCTTTAAAGAGAAACGTCTTGATCTTGCTCTAAAAGTACTGGCGAAAATGCTTGAAAATTCGTGCATGCCTAATGTTATTACTTATACAGAGATGGTTGATGGTCTTTGTAAAAATGGGAAGACAGCTGAAGCATACAAACTGATGTTGATGATGGAGGAAAAAGGTTGTAATCCTAATGTCGTTACCTATACCGCCATGATAGATGGGTTCGGGGTTACTGGAAGAGTCGATAAATGCCTCGAACTCTTCCAAGAGATGACCAAAAAGGGATGTGCTCCGAATTATGTCACATACAGGGTCTTAATAAAGCATTGCTGTGGCGTTGGGCGGTTGGACGAGGCTTATCAGCTTCTGGAGGAGATGAAACAGACATATTGGCCGAGTCGTTTAGCGAACTATCAGAAGGTTGTGGAAGGCTTCAGCAAGGATTTTATGATGAGTCATGAATTAGTCAATGAAATGGGTAACGATGATGCTGTTCCCCTTATTCCAGCTTACAAAGTTTTGATTGATAGCTTTCGGAAGGCTGGAAGATTGGAAATGGCTCTGCAGCTGCATCAAGAGTTTTCATCAATGTCACCATGTTCATCAATGCATAAGAATGTGTGTTCCTCTTTAATCGAGAGCCTGTCAGCTTCAGGCAAAATTGATGAAGCATTTGAATTATACACCGACATGATAGGAAAAGGTAATGTTCCCGAGTTTGCTGTGATTGTTGATCTCGTCAAGGGGCTTCTAAAGGTTAACAGATGGGACGATGCACTTCTTCTGTCCGAAAGCTTGTGTCACATG GATATCCAGTGGTTGCCTAATCAGAACACGCAAAAACAGATGTAG
- the LOC121807378 gene encoding clathrin interactor EPSIN 2-like isoform X2 codes for MKKVFDQTVRDIKRGVNKKVLKVPSIEQKVLDATSNEPWGPHGSLLADIAQATRNYHDYQMIISVIWKRINDTGKNWRHVYKALTVLEYLIAHGSERVIDDIKEHAYQISTLSDFQYIDSTGRDQGNNVRKKSQSIVVLVNDKERIQEVRQKAAANRDKFRSSPSGGMYHPGSGGYGDKYDDDRYGNRDDDRNGYGRDREWGSRDEDRYGRYGESYGRDGDRYGRDNEERYGRDGFKDDDYQGRSQNDDYNYGSRSRSADRERNPANEDDSQYSSRGSGAKADDQSQDGSTAGKRVESRYSGQSAGAPPTYEDVVGGTSSPSYNERDGESSQAYAPNASSSKDASPNHTTTPAAPHPIPASPPASASPPTSVQTTAQDSNHEVSGFDEFDPRGSFSAAPATSNGITPAASAVEMDLLGALSEPFSSNPLALVPAGQPDASSEANPNPGFTSGPTFVGGLPPPATDNQPFDDPFGDGPFRAITSTDGVPTEQQINTSSDSFTVNSNQSLDVPQSAPQKPATEVGGAFYDATNMASSPFGMPPTSTTPIPQQESSTTSHEIDILADILPPSGSQSFVNTQSGYQSAPNQSLPHNEFPPQTNQPTMQPSLTGQYAIQNGFQAQPGQPGGFPHTQLGQPSMQANYPPQPAHSAPQPGFPSQTMALALPGQAGQAPHSGFHPQGGSMLPNMNFYGAYHHQSVAAAPAGGYMVPPTSMGVATNQNFLSHMGSQAPQAQSNTLVAPVSVTQASIGSSVVAPKPDKFETKSTVWADTLSRGLVNLNISGSKTNPLADIGVDFDAINRKEKRMEKQPATTTVASTVTMGKAMGSGSGVGRAGAGSLRPQPNQMMGSGMNFNMAGGPGGGMGGYGGGQPIGRGMGMGMGPGVGMNMPGPMGMGMGMNMGMGPGMTTGMGPGMNMQQPMGHPPGSNIPGGYNPTMGPGNYSQHPYGGYR; via the exons ATGAAGAAGGTTTTTGATCAAACTGTCCGTGACAT CAAGAGAGGGGTCAACAAGAAAGTTCTTAAAGTCCCATCAATTGAGCAAAAG GTTCTTGATGCAACTAGCAATGAGCCCTGGGGGCCCCATGGATCCCTTCTGGCTGATATTGCTCAGGCAACTAGAAACTA TCACGACTATCAGATGATCATATCAGTAATATGGAAGCGTATAAATGATACTGGAAAAAATTGGCGTCATGTCTACAAG GCATTGACTGTCTTGGAATACCTGATAGCCCATGGATCTGAGCGTGTCATAGATGATATCAAGGAACATGCATACCAAATATCA ACATTGTCCGATTTCCAATACATAGATTCCACTGGAAGAGACCAGGGTAACAATGTTAGAAAGAAGTCTCAGAGCATAGTAGTCCTTGTAAATGATAAGGAAAGGATACAAGAGGTTCGCCAGAAGGCCGCTGCTAATAGGGACAA ATTCCGCAGTAGTCCTAGTGGTGGTATGTATCATCCTGGCTCTGGAGGGTATGGAGACAAATATGATGATGATCGATATGGAAACCGAGATGATGATAGGAATGGCTATGGGAGAGATAGAGAATGGGGTTCTAGAGATGAGGATAGATATGGTCGGTATGGGGAATCATATGGCCGCGATGGAGACAGGTATGGTAGAGATAATGAGGAGCGATATGGCCGTGATGGGTTCAAGGATGATGATTACCAAGGAAGAAGTCAAAATGATGATTATAATTATGGGTCAAGAAGTAGAAGTGCTGATCGGGAGAGAAATCCTGCAAATGAGGATGACAGCCAATATTCTTCAAG AGGAAGTGGTGCAAAAGCTGATGACCAATCTCAAGATGGAAG TACTGCTGGTAAGAGGGTTGAAAGTAGATATTCTGGGCAAAGTGCTGGTGCACCTCCTACTTACGAGGATGTTGTTGGTGGCACCAGCAGTCCTTCATACAATGAAAG GGATGGAGAATCTTCACAAGCATATGCCCCTAATGCATCCTCCTCCAAAGATGCTAGCCCAAACCATACAACAACCCCAGCTGCTCCACACCCTATTCCTGCTTCACCTCCTGCTTCAGCATCCCCTCCTACTTCAGTTCAGACTACAGCTCAGGATAGCAACCATGAAGTTTCTGGATTTGATGAATTTGATCCTAGAGGTTCATTTTCAG CCGCCCCTGCCACCTCAAATGGTATAACTCCTGCCGCATCTGCTGTGGAAATGGATTTGCTGGGTGCTCTGTCTGAGCCTTTTTCTTCAAATCCGCTGGCTCTCGTGCCTGCTGGGCAGCCTGATGCTTCATCTGAAGCTAATCCAAATCCAGGCTTTACCTCTGGACCCACATTTGTAGGTGGGCTGCCACCACCAGCAACTGACAATCAG CCTTTCGATGATCCATTTGGCGATGGTCCTTTCAGAGCTATTACATCTACAGATGGTGTACCAACTGAACAACAGATCAATACATCATCTGATTCATTCACTGTGAATTCCAATCAGAGCCTTGATGTGCCTCAGTCAGCTCCTCAGAAGCCAGCTACTGAAGTTGGGGGTGCATTTTATGATGCAACGAACATGGCGTCTTCTCCTTTTGGAATGCCACCCACTTCAACCACACCAATTCCACAACAGGAGTCATCAACTACTAGCCACGAGATCGATATATTAGCAGACATTCTACCTCCCTCGGGCTCCCAATCTTTTGTCAATACACAATCTGGTTACCAATCTGCACCAAACCAATCTCTGCCTCACAATGAGTTTCCACCTCAAACCAATCAACCCACAATGCAGCCATCTCTAACTGGTCAGTATGCAATCCAAAATGGTTTTCAAGCACAACCTGGCCAACCTGGTGGTTTTCCTCATACTCAACTTGGACAGCCTTCGATGCAAGCGAACTATCCTCCTCAACCAGCACACTCTGCTCCACAACCAGGCTTTCCTTCTCAAACCATGGCTTTAGCCCTCCCTGGTCAAGCTGGTCAGGCACCACATTCAGGTTTTCATCCTCAAGGTGGTTCTATGCTGCCAAACATGAACTTTTATGGAGCTTACCATCATCAATCAGTGGCTGCAGCCCCAGCTGGTGGATACATGGTTCCTCCTACTTCCATGGGAGTTGCTACAAATCAAAATTTCCTTTCACATATGGGTTCTCAAGCTCCACAAGCACAATCAAACACTCTTGTGGCTCCAGTGTCTGTTACTCAAGCTTCAATAGGTTCTTCTGTTGTAGCACCAAAACCAGACAAGTTCGAGACCAAGTCCACTGTTTGGGCTGACACTCTGAGCCGTGGACTGGTTAACCTCAATATTTCTGGAT CAAAAACAAATCCATTGGCTGATATAGGAGTTGATTTTGATGCCATAAATCGCAAGGAGAAAAGGATGGAAAAACAACCAGCAACAACTACAGTCGCATCTACAGTTACCATGGGCAAAGCAATGGGCTCTGGATCTGGGGTTGGACGTGCTGGTGCCGGTTCTCTAAGGCCTCAGCCAAACCAAATGATGGGTTCTGGTATGAATTTTAACATGGCCGGTGGTCCTGGTGGGGGCATGGGTGGCTATGGGGGAGGCCAACCAATCGGGAgagggatggggatggggatgggacCGGGTGTAGGTATGAATATGCCAGGACCTATGGGGATGGGAATGGGAATGAACATGGGTATGGGCCCAGGGATGACCACGGGTATGGGCCCGGGGATGAACATGCAACAGCCTATGGGTCATCCTCCTGGAAGTAACATACCCGGGGGATACAATCCTACAATGGGACCTGGAAACTACAGCCAACATCCATATGGTGGCTACCGATGA
- the LOC121807378 gene encoding clathrin interactor EPSIN 2-like isoform X1, which translates to MKKVFDQTVRDIKRGVNKKVLKVPSIEQKVLDATSNEPWGPHGSLLADIAQATRNYHDYQMIISVIWKRINDTGKNWRHVYKALTVLEYLIAHGSERVIDDIKEHAYQISTLSDFQYIDSTGRDQGNNVRKKSQSIVVLVNDKERIQEVRQKAAANRDKFRSSPSGGMYHPGSGGYGDKYDDDRYGNRDDDRNGYGRDREWGSRDEDRYGRYGESYGRDGDRYGRDNEERYGRDGFKDDDYQGRSQNDDYNYGSRSRSADRERNPANEDDSQYSSRGSGAKADDQSQDGSTAGKRVESRYSGQSAGAPPTYEDVVGGTSSPSYNESRDGESSQAYAPNASSSKDASPNHTTTPAAPHPIPASPPASASPPTSVQTTAQDSNHEVSGFDEFDPRGSFSAAPATSNGITPAASAVEMDLLGALSEPFSSNPLALVPAGQPDASSEANPNPGFTSGPTFVGGLPPPATDNQPFDDPFGDGPFRAITSTDGVPTEQQINTSSDSFTVNSNQSLDVPQSAPQKPATEVGGAFYDATNMASSPFGMPPTSTTPIPQQESSTTSHEIDILADILPPSGSQSFVNTQSGYQSAPNQSLPHNEFPPQTNQPTMQPSLTGQYAIQNGFQAQPGQPGGFPHTQLGQPSMQANYPPQPAHSAPQPGFPSQTMALALPGQAGQAPHSGFHPQGGSMLPNMNFYGAYHHQSVAAAPAGGYMVPPTSMGVATNQNFLSHMGSQAPQAQSNTLVAPVSVTQASIGSSVVAPKPDKFETKSTVWADTLSRGLVNLNISGSKTNPLADIGVDFDAINRKEKRMEKQPATTTVASTVTMGKAMGSGSGVGRAGAGSLRPQPNQMMGSGMNFNMAGGPGGGMGGYGGGQPIGRGMGMGMGPGVGMNMPGPMGMGMGMNMGMGPGMTTGMGPGMNMQQPMGHPPGSNIPGGYNPTMGPGNYSQHPYGGYR; encoded by the exons ATGAAGAAGGTTTTTGATCAAACTGTCCGTGACAT CAAGAGAGGGGTCAACAAGAAAGTTCTTAAAGTCCCATCAATTGAGCAAAAG GTTCTTGATGCAACTAGCAATGAGCCCTGGGGGCCCCATGGATCCCTTCTGGCTGATATTGCTCAGGCAACTAGAAACTA TCACGACTATCAGATGATCATATCAGTAATATGGAAGCGTATAAATGATACTGGAAAAAATTGGCGTCATGTCTACAAG GCATTGACTGTCTTGGAATACCTGATAGCCCATGGATCTGAGCGTGTCATAGATGATATCAAGGAACATGCATACCAAATATCA ACATTGTCCGATTTCCAATACATAGATTCCACTGGAAGAGACCAGGGTAACAATGTTAGAAAGAAGTCTCAGAGCATAGTAGTCCTTGTAAATGATAAGGAAAGGATACAAGAGGTTCGCCAGAAGGCCGCTGCTAATAGGGACAA ATTCCGCAGTAGTCCTAGTGGTGGTATGTATCATCCTGGCTCTGGAGGGTATGGAGACAAATATGATGATGATCGATATGGAAACCGAGATGATGATAGGAATGGCTATGGGAGAGATAGAGAATGGGGTTCTAGAGATGAGGATAGATATGGTCGGTATGGGGAATCATATGGCCGCGATGGAGACAGGTATGGTAGAGATAATGAGGAGCGATATGGCCGTGATGGGTTCAAGGATGATGATTACCAAGGAAGAAGTCAAAATGATGATTATAATTATGGGTCAAGAAGTAGAAGTGCTGATCGGGAGAGAAATCCTGCAAATGAGGATGACAGCCAATATTCTTCAAG AGGAAGTGGTGCAAAAGCTGATGACCAATCTCAAGATGGAAG TACTGCTGGTAAGAGGGTTGAAAGTAGATATTCTGGGCAAAGTGCTGGTGCACCTCCTACTTACGAGGATGTTGTTGGTGGCACCAGCAGTCCTTCATACAATGAAAG TAGGGATGGAGAATCTTCACAAGCATATGCCCCTAATGCATCCTCCTCCAAAGATGCTAGCCCAAACCATACAACAACCCCAGCTGCTCCACACCCTATTCCTGCTTCACCTCCTGCTTCAGCATCCCCTCCTACTTCAGTTCAGACTACAGCTCAGGATAGCAACCATGAAGTTTCTGGATTTGATGAATTTGATCCTAGAGGTTCATTTTCAG CCGCCCCTGCCACCTCAAATGGTATAACTCCTGCCGCATCTGCTGTGGAAATGGATTTGCTGGGTGCTCTGTCTGAGCCTTTTTCTTCAAATCCGCTGGCTCTCGTGCCTGCTGGGCAGCCTGATGCTTCATCTGAAGCTAATCCAAATCCAGGCTTTACCTCTGGACCCACATTTGTAGGTGGGCTGCCACCACCAGCAACTGACAATCAG CCTTTCGATGATCCATTTGGCGATGGTCCTTTCAGAGCTATTACATCTACAGATGGTGTACCAACTGAACAACAGATCAATACATCATCTGATTCATTCACTGTGAATTCCAATCAGAGCCTTGATGTGCCTCAGTCAGCTCCTCAGAAGCCAGCTACTGAAGTTGGGGGTGCATTTTATGATGCAACGAACATGGCGTCTTCTCCTTTTGGAATGCCACCCACTTCAACCACACCAATTCCACAACAGGAGTCATCAACTACTAGCCACGAGATCGATATATTAGCAGACATTCTACCTCCCTCGGGCTCCCAATCTTTTGTCAATACACAATCTGGTTACCAATCTGCACCAAACCAATCTCTGCCTCACAATGAGTTTCCACCTCAAACCAATCAACCCACAATGCAGCCATCTCTAACTGGTCAGTATGCAATCCAAAATGGTTTTCAAGCACAACCTGGCCAACCTGGTGGTTTTCCTCATACTCAACTTGGACAGCCTTCGATGCAAGCGAACTATCCTCCTCAACCAGCACACTCTGCTCCACAACCAGGCTTTCCTTCTCAAACCATGGCTTTAGCCCTCCCTGGTCAAGCTGGTCAGGCACCACATTCAGGTTTTCATCCTCAAGGTGGTTCTATGCTGCCAAACATGAACTTTTATGGAGCTTACCATCATCAATCAGTGGCTGCAGCCCCAGCTGGTGGATACATGGTTCCTCCTACTTCCATGGGAGTTGCTACAAATCAAAATTTCCTTTCACATATGGGTTCTCAAGCTCCACAAGCACAATCAAACACTCTTGTGGCTCCAGTGTCTGTTACTCAAGCTTCAATAGGTTCTTCTGTTGTAGCACCAAAACCAGACAAGTTCGAGACCAAGTCCACTGTTTGGGCTGACACTCTGAGCCGTGGACTGGTTAACCTCAATATTTCTGGAT CAAAAACAAATCCATTGGCTGATATAGGAGTTGATTTTGATGCCATAAATCGCAAGGAGAAAAGGATGGAAAAACAACCAGCAACAACTACAGTCGCATCTACAGTTACCATGGGCAAAGCAATGGGCTCTGGATCTGGGGTTGGACGTGCTGGTGCCGGTTCTCTAAGGCCTCAGCCAAACCAAATGATGGGTTCTGGTATGAATTTTAACATGGCCGGTGGTCCTGGTGGGGGCATGGGTGGCTATGGGGGAGGCCAACCAATCGGGAgagggatggggatggggatgggacCGGGTGTAGGTATGAATATGCCAGGACCTATGGGGATGGGAATGGGAATGAACATGGGTATGGGCCCAGGGATGACCACGGGTATGGGCCCGGGGATGAACATGCAACAGCCTATGGGTCATCCTCCTGGAAGTAACATACCCGGGGGATACAATCCTACAATGGGACCTGGAAACTACAGCCAACATCCATATGGTGGCTACCGATGA
- the LOC121806576 gene encoding plant UBX domain-containing protein 11-like: MEFSLSSLAFRGSITEAVVESKQQKKLFVVYISGDYPDSKLLETSTWIDPKVSEAVSKYCILLHISEGSSEALNFSAIYPQQSCPCITAVGYNGVLLWQKEGYVPADVLASSLEKAWLSLHVQETTAAFLTAALAKQTASGSSEVASPEQVRAGTPVSTSTTHDATPSVGAPQLLHSETKENVNSTKDASEGTYSKGDGIALPKPAISGTETNSGSTSGNPVEIGQKKHKDALPVAEENSDVDDRHLSSRGEIIKEPSQVARVNTEDIAVEKTEASSSTTKSNDVSLNIRLPDGSSLQVKLLMTDTLRMVRDYINENQTSSLGSFSIAIPYPRKVFNDQEIDSTLSELGLSNRQALVVVPQKQNNSQYRGGSSQNQNHSSNEAGSLSASEGYWGSVKRILSYANVFSYLGRGDSTSVAQESQSGMWQYSPLQNPPRDGGGVSGMQSSEQSAPSATSGSNSRRRPLTSSYGGNIHTLKHDEDDDRFNDKNAFWNGNSTQFGGNDDRK; encoded by the exons ATGGAgttctccctctcctctcttGCTTTTAGAGGTTCTATAACCGAGGCAGTTGTTGAATCAAAACAACAGAAGAAACTTTTTGTTGTCTATATATCAG GTGACTATCCAGACTCGAAACTCTTAGAAACATCCACATGGATTGATCCAAAG GTTTCTGAGGCAGTGTCAAAGTACTGCATTTTGTTGCACATCTCGGAAGGAAGCTCTGAAGCATTGAATTTTTCGGCAATAT ACCCACAGCAATCTTGCCCTTGTATAACTGCTGTTGGATACAATGGTGTACTACTTTGGCAGAAAG AGGGTTATGTCCCCGCTGACGTGCTTGCTTCCAGTCTTGAGAAGGCTTGGTTAAGTCTTCATGTTCAG GAAACAACTGCTGCTTTCTTGACTGCTGCACTTGCTAAACAAACTGCGTCTGGATCTTCTGAAGTGGCTTCTCCTGAACAAGTGAGAGCAGGGACACCTGTATCAACGTCAACGACACATGATGCTACCCCATCTGTGGGTGCGCCACAACTCTTGCATTCGGAGACGAAAGAAAATGTGAATTCAACTAAAGATGCTTCCGAG GGTACATATTCCAAAGGAGATGGTATAGCTTTACCCAAACCGGCTATTTCCGGAACTGAAACAAATTCAGGAAGTACATCAGGGAACCCTGTTGAGATAGGTcaaaaaaaacataaagatGCATTGCCTGTCGCAGAAGAGAATTCAGATGTTGATGATCGTCATTTGAGCAGTCGCGGAGAGATTATCAAAGAACCCAGTCAAGTGGCACGTGTTAATACCGAGGATATAGCAGTTGAGAAAACTGAAGCTTCATCCTCTACTACTAAATCAAATGATGTTTCTTTAAATATCAGATTGCCTGATGGTTCAAGCTTGCAAGTTAAGCTTCTCATGACCGATACCTTGAGAATGGTCAGAGATTATATAAATGAAAATCAAACGAGCAGCTTGGGCTCCTTTAGCATAGCTATTCCTTACCCTCGTAAGGTGTTCAACGACCAAG AAATAGACAGTACATTATCCGAGTTGGGCCTTTCCAACAGGCAGGCATTGGTAGTGGTTCCGCAGAAACAAAACAATTCCCAATATAGGGGAGGATCATCACAGAACCAAAATCATTCCTCAAACGAAGCCGGCTCTTTGAGTGCAAGTGAAGGATACTGGGGTTCTGTGAAAAGAATCTTATCTTACGCAAACGTCTTCTCTTACCTTGGCAGAGGTGATTCAACTAGTGTGGCTCAGGAATCCCAGAGTGGCATGTGGCAATATA GTCCGCTTCAGAATCCCCCGAGGGATGGGGGTGGGGTTTCCGGGATGCAGTCATCTGAGCAGAGTGCTCCTTCAGCCACCAGTGGCAGCAACAGCAGGAGGCGCCCCTTGACTTCTAGCTATGGAGGCAATATCCACACCTTAAAACATGACGAAGATGATGATAGGTTCAACGACAAGAACGCGTTTTGGAACGGGAACTCGACACAATTTGGCGGGAATGATGATCGGAAGTAA